From Hydra vulgaris chromosome 07, alternate assembly HydraT2T_AEP, a single genomic window includes:
- the LOC100201084 gene encoding homeobox protein Hox-A7 — protein sequence MVWTPVMELETPRTQSANTYHILKNNSSHILQYHPTTAAYRLCNGMPCSDIRYTGTVTAQSENSVTKTFLTSTGSSEINTLPSHYDNIPSYFSSSSIVPVAQTGSISGYYNSSCSVNDVCNQWSYGQPTPILPSYSFGYGGLNSSYQYPDFIQPSVNGVPWMCHEFDSKRKRMTYSRHQLLELEKDFNFNHFLKKERRAELSKKLNLSERQIKIWFQNRRMKFKKEVLKGTINDSSIENSSTLKTEVLNE from the exons atggTTTGGACGCCGGTCATGGAATTAGAAACGCCTAGAACACAGTCAGCTAACACTTatcacattttgaaaaataactcTTCTCACATTCTGCAATACCATCCAACAACAGCTGCTTATCGCTTATGCAATGGTATGCCTTGTTCGGATATTCGCTATACGGGAACCGTTACGGCGCAATCTGAGAATTCAGtaacaaaaacctttttaacaTCAACTGGTTCATCTGAAATAAACACTTTACCATCCCACTACGATAACATTCCTTCATATTTTTCTAGTTCATCAATTGTGCCTGTAGCACAAACAGGTAGCATTTCTGGGTACTACAATTCGTCTTGTTCCGTCAATGATGTATGTAATCAATGGAGTTACGGACAACCCACTCCTATATTACCAAGCTACTCATTCGGTTACGGCGGATTAAATTCTAGCTATCAATACCCTGACTTCATTCAACCTTCTGTAAACG gtgttcCATGGATGTGTCATGAGTTTGATTCAAAACGAAAGCGAATGACTTATTCTAGACATCAACTTCTTGAACtggaaaaagattttaattttaatcatttccTTAAAAAAGAGCGTCGCGCAGAGttgtcaaaaaaactaaatttgtcaGAAAGGCAGATAAAAATATGGTTTCAAAATAGACGTATGAAGTTTAAAAAGGAGGTGTTAAAAGGAACGATAAATGATTCCTCTATTGAAAATTCTAGTACTTTAAAAACTGAAGTTTTAAacgaataa